The Panacibacter microcysteis genome includes a window with the following:
- a CDS encoding DNA polymerase III subunit gamma/tau, which translates to MDKFIVSARKYRPQTFDTVVGQAHITTTLKNAIRNNQLAHAFLFCGPRGVGKTTCARILAKTINCENLQPDGEACNECHSCKSFNDGISLNIHELDAASNNSVDDIRSLVEQVRFAPQAGKYKVYIVDEVHMLSASAFNAFLKTLEEPPPYAIFILATTEKHKILPTILSRCQIFDFKRITGNDTVEHLQEIADKEEIKADKAALQVIAQKSEGCMRDALSILDKIVSFTNGEVTYQNTLEHLNILDHDYYFRLLEHLLQQDLAAAMLLYDEINKKGFEGDMVLNGFAEFIRNILVCKDVKAAALLDVVEGMQEKYTSVAKATGLSFLVSALNILNEAEINYKMARNKRLHVEMALIKLNFLQQAIELSTDNGTVIKKKRLDGPVAYKIKNINPLQVKAAATDAKPATQQSSRLYIQEEVQPETKPATKPKANTATATVAAKLPVNGAQSAAAATARPAVGKVSLLETLRAKIGDQYNIEEIKEAEALELNKLQDTWNQYGLKMEEQQKHSSANTFKLAKLNIETDNFFTVVVHAITQQRFIEQEKMLLADFVQQAFNNRSITFKVLVEQGEEEEVPANLVLNSRQRFEKMAERYPLLRDLRDKLRLELDY; encoded by the coding sequence ATGGACAAATTTATTGTTTCGGCAAGAAAATACAGGCCACAAACCTTTGACACTGTTGTTGGCCAGGCCCACATTACCACCACGCTCAAAAACGCTATCAGGAATAACCAGCTTGCGCATGCTTTTCTGTTTTGTGGTCCGCGTGGCGTAGGTAAAACAACCTGTGCACGTATACTTGCCAAAACAATCAATTGCGAGAATCTTCAGCCGGATGGTGAAGCATGCAACGAATGTCATTCATGCAAAAGTTTTAACGATGGAATTTCTTTGAACATTCATGAACTGGATGCCGCTTCGAATAATTCTGTGGATGATATAAGATCTCTTGTAGAGCAGGTGCGCTTTGCACCACAGGCAGGTAAGTACAAAGTATATATTGTAGATGAGGTACACATGCTTAGCGCAAGCGCATTCAATGCATTCCTTAAAACACTGGAAGAACCGCCACCTTATGCTATATTCATTTTAGCTACTACAGAAAAGCACAAAATACTTCCTACCATTTTATCGCGTTGCCAGATCTTCGATTTTAAACGTATTACAGGAAATGATACCGTAGAGCACCTGCAGGAAATAGCCGATAAGGAAGAAATAAAAGCAGACAAAGCTGCATTGCAGGTAATAGCACAGAAAAGCGAGGGTTGCATGCGGGATGCACTAAGCATTCTGGACAAAATCGTAAGCTTTACCAACGGCGAAGTAACATACCAGAATACGCTGGAGCATTTAAATATTCTTGATCACGACTACTATTTCCGTTTATTGGAGCACCTGCTGCAACAGGATCTTGCAGCGGCTATGTTGCTGTATGATGAGATCAATAAAAAAGGTTTTGAAGGCGACATGGTGCTAAATGGCTTTGCAGAATTTATACGAAACATACTGGTATGTAAAGATGTAAAGGCCGCAGCATTACTGGATGTGGTAGAAGGTATGCAGGAAAAATACACTTCGGTAGCGAAAGCCACCGGCCTTTCCTTTTTGGTAAGTGCTTTGAACATTTTGAACGAAGCGGAAATTAACTACAAGATGGCCCGCAACAAAAGACTGCACGTGGAAATGGCGCTGATTAAACTCAACTTTTTGCAACAGGCCATTGAACTTTCCACAGATAATGGTACCGTAATTAAAAAAAAACGGCTTGACGGCCCTGTAGCTTATAAAATTAAAAACATCAATCCTTTGCAGGTAAAGGCAGCGGCTACAGATGCCAAACCCGCCACTCAGCAGTCGTCCAGGTTATACATACAGGAAGAAGTACAGCCGGAAACAAAACCAGCAACAAAGCCAAAAGCCAATACAGCCACGGCAACCGTGGCAGCAAAACTACCTGTTAATGGTGCACAATCTGCAGCGGCCGCAACCGCCCGGCCTGCGGTTGGCAAGGTAAGCCTGCTCGAAACTTTAAGGGCCAAAATTGGCGACCAGTACAATATTGAGGAGATCAAAGAAGCAGAAGCGCTGGAACTAAACAAACTGCAGGATACCTGGAACCAATATGGCTTAAAGATGGAAGAGCAACAAAAGCATTCTTCTGCCAATACGTTTAAGCTTGCAAAGCTTAATATAGAAACAGATAATTTCTTCACCGTGGTTGTGCATGCCATTACGCAACAGCGCTTTATAGAACAGGAAAAGATGTTGCTGGCAGATTTTGTACAGCAGGCTTTCAACAACCGCAGTATTACCTTTAAAGTACTTGTAGAGCAGGGAGAAGAGGAAGAAGTACCGGCAAACCTTGTACTCAACAGCCGGCAGCGCTTTGAGAAGATGGCCGAAAGGTATCCCTTGTTAAGAGACCTGAGAGATAAATTACGGCTGGAACTGGATTACTGA